The region TATTTCCTTAAATATATGAAGTCCCTTTATTTCTTCTGTTGCCATACTGACGTTCTCTCTTAAATGAATAGTTTCACATAATGCGTTCGGCGTTTCAAATATTTCTGGTTGAATTGGCCAATTTTCTTTGTGTTTTAACCATATAGGTCCATTGAACCACAAACTTGTTAGTTTCTCAGGACTTACTCCTCTTGATCCAAGATCACTTGGGTTTTCTTTTGTTGGGACATAAAGCCATTTTACTTCTCCATTTAATAATATCTGTTGAACTCGGTTCCTGACAAATTGTGACCAACTGCCCCTTTCTTTTAACCAATAAAGTACTGCAGTACTGTCAACCCAATGATATACTTCAATAATATTATACTTGTTCAATGTCTTCCTAACGTGATTCATTAACTTGCTCAAGGTGTGTGCTGCTACCAGCTCCAGTCTAGGCATACTAAGATCCCTTGGTGCGATCCGTGCTTTCGCTACAAGTAAGTTACTGGTTTTCGAATATCGGTGGCTCACTGCAATGTAGATGCATGCACATACTGCTGATTTACTTGCATCTGAAAATCCATGGAGCTCCATTTCAATACTTCTTTCAGACAGAACGCTCCGCGGAATTGAAATAGTTCTTTTAATTCGTATTGCCTTGATCCAGGTCTTCCATTCTTCTGAAAGTTCATATGGAATTTGTTGATCCCATCCGAGTTTTAACAAGCATAGCCGACTGTATAATATTTTTCCAGTGATTAAAATAGGTGCACTAAATCCCAATACGTCAAAAACACTGTTAATGGCGGATAGCATTTTCCTTTTTGTTATCACTTCTTTATCTCCACTATTGATGCAAGCAGTAAAGTCAATCGATAGTTGATCCGTTTCTTTGTTCCAAGGAATCCCAagtatttttgttgatttgccCTCAGCGTTGCTTTCCAATTTGCTCACGTTGCTATGCCATTTGTGCAGCTGGAACCCAGCTTTCATTAAGATTTGcgttgattcatttttaaacctGATAAGTTCATCTTCCGTTTCTCCACCTGCTTGTATATCATCGACATAAGTATCTTCTTCCAAAGCAAGCACCGTTTTAGGATAAATGTCCTTGTATTTTGATATATGCTTTTTAATGGTAGCACCAAGAATGTAAGGGCTTGAACTTGAACCAAAAATCACCCTTGTAAATCGTAAATCCGTTAATTCCATATTCTTCAAGTCCTTATACCAAATTAAGCGTTGTGCGTCTCTATCCATTTCGTGTATTCGAATTTGTAGAAACGCCTTCTTCACGTCAGCTAAAACGCAGAGTTTATTCATTCGATTTCGTACGAGTATGTCAAAAATTAATGGTTGCAGCGATGGTCCCACTTCTAGACAGTCGTTTAATGAAGGTGACTGAGCGTCTTTTCTAGCTGAACAATCATAAACAATTCTCATTTTTGTTGACTTGGCATTTTCCTTGACTACTGCTTGATGAGGAACGTAGTGAATAATTTCTCCCGTAGGTTTTTCTGGTGCCATTTCCAATATTCCCTCATTGATCTGTTCCATCATTATTTCATTATACTGTtctagttttttaagttttttcaatcgAGTCGTCACACTTCCCAATCTTTTAAGAGCCAGGTTTCTGTTATTTGGTAGTTTAACAACACCCTTTTTCCACGGCATTCTGGTTTCATAGAAACCTTCTTCGGTTTGATGCAGTTTTTCGCTGAAGTCTTGGTGGAACATTGACTCACTATTTGTGTCCGATAATCCAAGTACTTCTAAACTACACATTTGCTCAAACTCATCACGACCAGTGTTCAATAAGAAACTTCTCTCAATACCTGAACTAAATTGTGTTCGTCTCCCAGAAAGAGTCCATCCCAACATCGTTAATTCGGCTCCGGGATCTTTATCCGGATTTTTTCCGAGAACTACCGGTTCCGTGGTTTTTATTCGCTGATAATCAGCCGCACCGAGTATAATGTGAACAGGTTGAAGTTCGTCACTCCCTTCATCATCGCTAAATTTCAGCCTCCTCAATTTTGCAAAATGCTTCTTAACATCCTTGATCATCGGATTCGGTAAAAAGGTGAGTGTTTCCTTTTCTGCGTTGGCGCATTCGACTTTGATGCTAAATTCCGGTATTGTCGTTGATTCTAGCGTAACCTTATATATTTCCACACGCTTGTCCACAGTTCCATAGAGCTGTTCAATACTTTTATATTCCTTTCGTGTAGGTTTCAACTTTAGTTTTGTTATCAAATTCGTACATATATAGGAACTTCCAGCACCCGTATCCAACATTATCCTTACTTTTTCACCATTTACTTTTGCGATCACTGTTGGGTGAATAGTTGTGCTTGCATTAAGCACCGTTcccatgttttcttttttattttcaatgttacCATCCATTGTTGCGTTCCTATCTTGACAAATGGACGTGTGATGTTTTTTGTTGCACTTTCTGCATCCTCTTGATTTACAATTTACCGCCGAGTGTCCGTAACCAATGCAGTTGTAACATaatcttttgtttgttaaaatctCCCTGCGTCTTGCAACAGTTAGTACTTTTGTACAATCTTCGCTTTTGTGATTTTGTAACCCACAGTAGACACATCCATGCTTTCCACTAGTTGCCCTGGTTTCTTTGTCATAAAGACTGCCATTGTATTGTTTAAACGTAGTGCTTCGATGTTCATAGGGCCTTGACTGAACGTTCGTGTTCTTTTTATCGCCCTTTGTTTGTTCGTCGCTTGAGTTAAAAGTTGAGTTCAACGGATTCCTTTCAATGTACCTTTGCAACTTTTCGACAAGTTGCTCCAGTCCCCATTCTCCCCATCCATCATCGTTTTGTGTAAGTATTTCACGAACTGGTCCAAGTTTATCCATCAATGAATACACGAATGATTGAGCCGTTTGTAGTTTCTGCATAGTTTTCAATGTTCGTACAGTTCTTGCAAGCTTGTTGTAAAAGTCGTGAACTTCTTTGATTTTGTACGAGCTATGTATAGCCGTCAATCCTTCCAAATCTTTAATCAATGCTTTGTGAACCCAAATATCTTTTCCGTAAGTTTCTTGTAGTATGCGTTTAGCTTCATC is a window of Hydra vulgaris chromosome 15, alternate assembly HydraT2T_AEP DNA encoding:
- the LOC136091873 gene encoding uncharacterized protein LOC136091873, yielding MDQERIYQREVSMIRINIKNIERNTINGDKSSIILALDKITNLLGRFEMAKDELTRKMLDDGESIDSVEEWLSKPVMEVEAAIEIKNKMVDKLDSINKNECVRKFEYEKQIVEQQLTIQKEAEQGSLRKLQSEEEWYLKKLKMKETLHWLRFWNQFTVEVDNSNISNISKFNYLLELVEGKPREDILGLPHSLEGYDEAKRILQETYGKDIWVHKALIKDLEGLTAIHSSYKIKEVHDFYNKLARTVRTLKTMQKLQTAQSFVYSLMDKLGPVREILTQNDDGWGEWGLEQLVEKLQRYIERNPLNSTFNSSDEQTKGDKKNTNVQSRPYEHRSTTFKQYNGSLYDKETRATSGKHGCVYCGLQNHKSEDCTKVLTVARRREILTNKRLCYNCIGYGHSAVNCKSRGCRKCNKKHHTSICQDRNATMDGNIENKKENMGTVLNASTTIHPTVIAKVNGEKVRIMLDTGAGSSYICTNLITKLKLKPTRKEYKSIEQLYGTVDKRVEIYKVTLESTTIPEFSIKVECANAEKETLTFLPNPMIKDVKKHFAKLRRLKFSDDEGSDELQPVHIILGAADYQRIKTTEPVVLGKNPDKDPGAELTMLGWTLSGRRTQFSSGIERSFLLNTGRDEFEQMCSLEVLGLSDTNSESMFHQDFSEKLHQTEEGFYETRMPWKKGVVKLPNNRNLALKRLGSVTTRLKKLKKLEQYNEIMMEQINEGILEMAPEKPTGEIIHYVPHQAVVKENAKSTKMRIVYDCSARKDAQSPSLNDCLEVGPSLQPLIFDILVRNRMNKLCVLADVKKAFLQIRIHEMDRDAQRLIWYKDLKNMELTDLRFTRVIFGSSSSPYILGATIKKHISKYKDIYPKTVLALEEDTYVDDIQAGGETEDELIRFKNESTQILMKAGFQLHKWHSNVSKLESNAEGKSTKILGIPWNKETDQLSIDFTACINSGDKEVITKRKMLSAINSVFDVLGFSAPILITGKILYSRLCLLKLGWDQQIPYELSEEWKTWIKAIRIKRTISIPRSVLSERSIEMELHGFSDASKSAVCACIYIAVSHRYSKTSNLLVAKARIAPRDLSMPRLELVAAHTLSKLMNHVRKTLNKYNIIEVYHWVDSTAVLYWLKERGSWSQFVRNRVQQILLNGEVKWLYVPTKENPSDLGSRGVSPEKLTSLWFNGPIWLKHKENWPIQPEIFETPNALCETIHLRENVSMATEEIKGLHIFKEILSKHKYWKIIRISSFIKRFIYNCRNEEKITGPLNAEEMIEAELVNLKLLQEAVAIKSNVELKQDEKQLWRCHGKVSGYNPIFVPKGFQLTLKIIEYHHAKTLHGGVGDTMSSIRERFWIPNLRVAVKKVIRECNLCKRYRVKPLLPPARAMLPRFRTENIEPFTVTGVDFAGPLKYKAQGKLVEKCYVALFTCACTRAVYLRLCHDLTAGEFQRILKEFVVRKGPPQMMISDNAKTFVATGKWLLTLKKDENLANYLATTAIKWRFNLSRAPWWGGLFERLIGIMKKSLSKTIGKGILNFFELEEVLLDVECVMNNRPLCYQGDQFDKQVLTPNVLMRGRPAVLLEEDIDLITRDDCALRRIKFVKSCKNHLRKRWMNEYVHAMEERQQAREKRGNVKLPEVGSMVLIKDDVKDKALLNIGRIENNIKGKDGVIRGFKIRLGNGYVIERPIQLVCDLEMGCGAESGIESEENLETKAEEDTLKREPRQAKLNARQIISSIMEDEMAD